One genomic segment of Mytilus trossulus isolate FHL-02 chromosome 4, PNRI_Mtr1.1.1.hap1, whole genome shotgun sequence includes these proteins:
- the LOC134716018 gene encoding sulfotransferase 1A1-like gives MEKPQKGKYEFGPITEKDVVVSINQPGNADTEVLIVEEQEIRLSFQKKGMVPDPRVLIPAFQEMECYDDDIFICAYPKCGTHWVWEMCQMIIKGKAEYHSKAKESCMVEFHLPEEYKDEPRPRIFNTHFTPVCLPKQAVEKKSKIILLHRNPKDIITSLYHHMVKTKFNMDSETTWNQFLQYILHNDREVSSNWFFYNKKWAEFTASNDLDVLVMNYEDLKIDTVSCLSKLADFIGYPRDEKMLQEISEKCTVNKMRDAEKERDSGTVVVNSEQVSLLYRKGVVGDWKNQFTVAENEQCDAHLKENMNGDHLNFKYEI, from the exons ATGGAGAAGCcacaaaaaggaaaatatgaATTTG GACCGATTACAGAAAAGGACGTTGTTGTAAGTATCAATCAACCTGGGAATGCTGATACTGAAGTCCTTATTGTTGAAGAGCAAGAGATAAGACTCTCCTTCCAAAAGAAAGGGATGGTTCCTGATCCTAGAGTTCTTATTCCGGCGTTTCAAGAAATGGAGTGTTATGATgacgatatatttatttgtgcTTATCCAAAATGTG GTACACATTGGGTATGGGAGATGTGTCAGATGATAATAAAAGGTAAAGCTGAATATCACTCAAAAGCTAAAGAATCGTGTATGGTTGAATTTCATCTGCCTGAGGAGTACAAAGATGAGCCACGTCCCAGAATATTCAACACCCACTTTACACCAGTGTGTCTTCCAAAACAAGCAGTTGAAAAGAAATCCAAGATCATTTTACTTCATAGAAATCCAAAGGATATTATTACATCCCTGTATCATCATATGGTTAAGACAAAGTTCAATATGGACAGTGAAACAACATGGAATCAGTTTCTGCAATATATCCTCCATAATG atCGGGAAGTGAGTTCGAATTGGTTCTTTTATAACAAGAAATGGGCAGAGTTTACAGCATCTAATGACCTTGATGTATTAGTAATGAATTACGAAGACCTTAAAATA gataCAGTATCATGTCTTTCTAAACTAGCGGATTTCATAGGATATCCCAGAGATGAAAAGATGTTACaagaaataagtgaaaaatgcACTGTGAATAAAATGAGAGACGCAGAAAAGGAAAGAGACAGTGGAACAGTGGTTGTCAATTCAGAACAAGTATCATTGTTATATAGAAAAG gtgTTGTTGGGGATTGGAAAAACCAGTTTACTGTTGCTGAAAATGAACAATGTGATGCTCATCTCAAGGAAAACATGAACGGAGaccatttaaatttcaaatatgaaatttga